A genomic region of Erythrobacter sp. SCSIO 43205 contains the following coding sequences:
- a CDS encoding multiheme c-type cytochrome: MAVAALILGVSVFQSETQAADKEKPTKRDYSLVIAAPAPARQSQADADAKSEGCLTCHRASDAPTMHETPAVVLGCTDCHGGNPSVSGNPQLPYDHPDYQAARDNAHVLPKYPDSWHFPSSANPERSYALLNKESPEFVKFVNPSDYRVAREACGSCHIQSIEAAERSIMATGAMLWGGATYNNGILPFKNYILGEAYTRSGDSATISGIANSITSPGEGDDGALSDAQKARGVLGQLYPLPTWHVIPPADVFRVFERGGRTINSQFPEIGQPNITGRIQLLEEPGRPDLKQSNRGPGTGLRVAIPALNIHKTRLNDPFTWFMGTNDQPGDYRHSGCASCHVVYANDREPRHSLIYAQYGRDGQTVTADPCINPEANTNAALQCYQRVVGASRNPGEAGHHGYKKDIGLPKSGLKDGGYEGSGGHGALKGPDDHADDDHGEDSHSDKPKREKGHPLRHVFTRSIPTSQCMNCHMHQPNIFLNSYLGYTMWDYESDAPFMWSGPENKTPRPHGMSDEAYEEFYKTQRFPTAEQVRSIMDRNPEGAAARGMWADVDFLRNVYELNPNLEHTQFADYHGHGWNFRGIFKRDRDGNLLDAEGEILRPGNPETDTPEEQAYHDNRWRQRWRKDGEELFVEVEKNPAKNGSNNPGTAVHMMSIHAEVGMQCVDCHFEQDTHGNGLIYGEVANAIEIGCKDCHGTADAYPTLRTSGPAAPPEGHNLALLRNPDGQRRFEWMENEDGRRVLIQRSLVDPELEWEMSLVKDSVDPAAPTFNAKAARSKLMSVYGAETGNFEFGSGIAKDERAHNDDNMACFTCHLSWTTSCGGCHLPIEANWKTKSHRYEGGSTRNFATYNPQVARDQMFQLGKHQTTKGNQTAPVRSSSALVLSSTNINRERIYVQQPPISAVGFSSQAFAPHFPHTVRKTETKQCSDCHLSQDEDNNAIMAQLLLLGTNYVNFVGMHAFTGLEGGISAVRVTEYDEPQAVLGSYLHRYSYPDYWRRHVEDNGRELKNWVRGQAFDGDISGETKPFEEFVNVHEGTSDRVGCLQMRGEYLFVAEGKGGFRAYDIASIANKGVSERILTAPFSPLGHDTHVDTKDATCMALATNQPVAPERNTAKMREVNQEQPFSPIYDYAFITDAQEGLIAVDINTLADGEFRNNFFKRARFGDGSDAWNPNGVLNGASHITLAGDYAYITADAGLVVVYLPKDIPDNPATPYVDECEIDPANPSESCLAPRVTSVIPMSGARATTIQFRYLWVTDNEGLKVFDVTDMASPVAVPEATYPIADARRIYVARTFAYVAAKGDGLMIFDVKNPRSPKLYKKVTMDGMLNDAEDVIVGSTNASLFAYVADGVNGLKVLQLTSPDSQRNFYGFSPAPMPELIAYAKTPSPALALSKGLDRDRAVDETGGQMAIFGRLGSRPFTREEMEKLFMTRAGVPWKVTDEVDMNRWVGSNFGPNMAVRREEAEEADEDKLGG; encoded by the coding sequence TTGGCGGTGGCGGCGCTTATCCTTGGCGTGTCCGTGTTTCAGTCCGAAACGCAGGCCGCCGACAAGGAAAAGCCGACCAAACGCGATTATAGCCTCGTTATCGCTGCGCCTGCTCCTGCGCGCCAGTCACAGGCTGATGCGGACGCCAAATCCGAAGGGTGCCTGACCTGTCACCGGGCAAGTGATGCGCCGACCATGCACGAAACGCCGGCTGTGGTACTGGGTTGTACCGATTGCCACGGCGGTAACCCAAGCGTGTCGGGTAATCCACAGCTGCCCTACGATCACCCCGATTATCAGGCCGCTCGTGACAACGCGCACGTCCTGCCGAAATATCCCGACAGCTGGCATTTCCCAAGCAGCGCGAACCCGGAGCGTTCCTATGCGCTTCTCAACAAGGAATCGCCTGAATTCGTCAAATTCGTGAACCCGTCGGATTACCGCGTGGCGCGTGAGGCGTGTGGCTCGTGCCACATCCAGTCGATCGAAGCGGCCGAACGCTCCATCATGGCGACTGGCGCGATGCTGTGGGGCGGGGCGACGTACAACAACGGCATTTTGCCTTTCAAAAACTATATTCTGGGTGAGGCGTACACTCGCTCTGGCGACAGCGCGACGATCTCTGGCATTGCCAATTCCATCACTTCACCCGGCGAGGGTGATGACGGAGCTTTGTCCGACGCTCAAAAGGCGCGCGGCGTTCTGGGGCAACTTTATCCTCTGCCGACATGGCACGTCATTCCGCCTGCTGATGTGTTCCGCGTGTTTGAGCGTGGCGGTCGCACGATCAACTCGCAATTCCCCGAAATTGGTCAGCCCAATATCACGGGCCGTATCCAGCTCTTGGAAGAGCCCGGTCGTCCTGATCTGAAGCAATCCAACCGTGGTCCGGGCACAGGTTTGCGCGTCGCTATCCCGGCGCTCAACATCCACAAGACGCGCCTCAACGATCCGTTCACATGGTTCATGGGGACCAACGACCAGCCGGGCGATTATCGCCACTCAGGCTGCGCGTCGTGTCACGTGGTTTACGCCAATGACCGCGAGCCGCGTCACAGCCTCATCTATGCTCAATATGGTCGCGATGGTCAGACGGTGACGGCTGACCCTTGCATCAATCCGGAGGCGAACACCAATGCCGCGCTCCAATGCTATCAACGCGTCGTGGGGGCATCGCGCAATCCGGGCGAAGCGGGGCACCACGGGTATAAGAAAGACATCGGCCTTCCCAAAAGCGGGCTCAAAGATGGCGGATACGAAGGTTCTGGCGGTCACGGCGCGTTGAAAGGCCCGGATGATCACGCCGATGATGATCACGGCGAAGACAGCCACAGCGACAAGCCCAAGCGCGAAAAGGGTCACCCGCTCCGTCACGTCTTCACCCGCTCCATCCCGACATCGCAGTGCATGAATTGCCACATGCACCAGCCCAATATCTTCCTTAACTCCTACCTTGGTTACACCATGTGGGATTATGAGAGCGATGCGCCCTTCATGTGGTCAGGCCCGGAAAACAAAACGCCGCGCCCGCACGGGATGAGCGATGAGGCTTACGAGGAATTCTACAAGACGCAGCGCTTCCCGACGGCTGAACAAGTGCGCTCGATCATGGACCGTAACCCCGAAGGGGCGGCGGCGCGCGGAATGTGGGCTGATGTCGATTTCCTTCGCAATGTTTATGAACTGAACCCCAATCTCGAACACACGCAGTTTGCCGATTATCACGGCCACGGATGGAACTTCCGCGGCATTTTCAAACGCGACCGCGACGGCAATCTGCTTGATGCAGAGGGTGAAATTCTTCGCCCCGGCAATCCGGAAACCGACACGCCCGAAGAGCAAGCCTATCACGACAACCGCTGGCGCCAGCGGTGGCGCAAGGATGGTGAGGAGCTGTTCGTTGAGGTTGAGAAAAACCCTGCGAAAAACGGCTCAAACAATCCGGGCACGGCGGTCCATATGATGAGCATCCACGCCGAGGTCGGGATGCAATGCGTGGACTGCCACTTTGAACAAGACACGCACGGCAATGGCCTTATTTATGGCGAGGTCGCCAATGCGATCGAGATCGGGTGTAAGGATTGCCATGGCACGGCTGATGCTTATCCAACCCTACGCACCAGTGGCCCTGCCGCGCCACCAGAAGGGCACAATCTCGCGCTCCTTCGCAACCCCGATGGACAGCGCCGGTTCGAATGGATGGAGAACGAAGACGGCCGCCGCGTCCTGATCCAGCGCAGCCTCGTTGACCCGGAACTTGAGTGGGAGATGAGCCTTGTCAAAGACTCCGTTGATCCTGCGGCTCCGACTTTCAACGCCAAGGCCGCGCGTTCCAAATTGATGAGCGTTTACGGTGCAGAAACCGGCAATTTCGAATTCGGCAGCGGCATCGCCAAGGATGAGCGCGCGCATAATGACGACAATATGGCGTGCTTCACCTGCCACTTGTCTTGGACGACCAGCTGCGGCGGTTGTCACCTTCCGATTGAGGCGAACTGGAAGACCAAATCGCATCGCTATGAAGGCGGTTCGACGCGGAACTTTGCGACATACAACCCTCAGGTTGCGCGCGATCAGATGTTCCAGTTGGGTAAGCACCAAACCACCAAGGGCAACCAGACCGCACCGGTGCGTTCATCCTCGGCGCTGGTCCTGTCTTCGACCAACATCAACCGTGAGCGCATCTATGTGCAGCAGCCGCCAATCTCGGCTGTGGGCTTCTCAAGCCAGGCCTTTGCACCGCACTTCCCGCACACGGTGAGGAAGACCGAAACGAAGCAGTGTTCTGACTGTCACTTGTCGCAAGACGAAGACAACAACGCCATCATGGCGCAGCTGCTTTTGCTCGGCACGAACTATGTGAACTTTGTCGGGATGCACGCTTTCACTGGCCTCGAAGGCGGTATTTCCGCCGTGCGTGTCACCGAGTATGACGAACCACAAGCAGTGCTCGGTTCCTATCTCCACCGTTACTCCTACCCCGATTATTGGCGCCGCCACGTCGAGGACAATGGCCGCGAGCTTAAGAATTGGGTGCGCGGGCAAGCGTTTGATGGCGACATCTCTGGCGAGACGAAGCCGTTTGAGGAATTCGTCAACGTCCACGAAGGCACGAGCGACCGTGTCGGCTGTCTGCAAATGCGCGGCGAATATCTTTTCGTGGCTGAAGGCAAGGGCGGTTTCCGCGCTTACGACATTGCCTCAATCGCCAACAAAGGTGTTTCGGAGCGGATCCTGACCGCGCCATTCTCACCACTTGGGCACGATACCCATGTCGACACCAAGGACGCGACCTGTATGGCACTGGCCACCAACCAACCCGTCGCACCAGAGCGTAACACCGCAAAAATGCGGGAGGTCAATCAGGAGCAACCATTCAGCCCGATCTACGACTATGCGTTCATCACCGACGCACAAGAAGGTCTGATCGCGGTTGACATCAACACACTTGCCGACGGGGAATTCCGCAACAACTTCTTCAAGCGGGCACGCTTTGGCGATGGTTCAGATGCCTGGAACCCCAATGGCGTGCTGAACGGGGCAAGTCACATCACTCTTGCGGGCGATTATGCCTATATCACCGCCGATGCAGGGCTTGTGGTGGTCTATCTGCCCAAAGACATTCCCGACAATCCGGCGACCCCATATGTAGATGAGTGCGAGATTGATCCGGCCAACCCATCGGAAAGCTGCCTTGCGCCGCGTGTGACCAGTGTCATTCCGATGTCGGGTGCACGGGCAACGACGATCCAGTTCCGCTACCTGTGGGTGACGGACAATGAGGGCCTCAAAGTCTTTGACGTGACCGATATGGCAAGCCCTGTGGCCGTGCCTGAGGCGACTTACCCAATCGCGGATGCGCGTCGTATCTATGTCGCGCGCACTTTCGCATATGTCGCGGCGAAGGGTGACGGGCTGATGATCTTTGATGTGAAGAATCCTCGTTCGCCCAAGCTCTATAAAAAGGTGACGATGGATGGCATGCTGAACGATGCCGAGGATGTGATCGTTGGTTCAACCAACGCCTCGCTCTTCGCCTATGTCGCGGATGGGGTGAACGGGCTGAAGGTGCTCCAACTCACCAGCCCTGATAGTCAGCGCAATTTCTACGGCTTTAGCCCCGCGCCGATGCCAGAGCTTATCGCCTATGCGAAAACGCCATCTCCTGCGCTTGCGCTTTCCAAAGGCCTCGACCGGGACCGCGCGGTGGATGAGACCGGTGGACAGATGGCTATCTTCGGCAGGTTGGGCTCGCGGCCCTTCACCCGCGAGGAGATGGAGAAGCTGTTCATGACCAGGGCCGGCGTTCCGTGGAAAGTCACCGACGAAGTCGATATGAACCGCTGGGTGGGAAGCAATTTCGGTCCCAATATGGCTGTTCGGCGTGAAGAGGCCGAAGAGGCGGATGAGGACAAGCTAGGCGGTTAA
- a CDS encoding cytochrome c family protein, whose translation MRVAAAFALLLALPSTTSTTFASSLEGVASCAGSTCHGRAEGNGAVVRQDEIATWQEPSSASGAHSRAYAVLAGRRGQQIAKSLGLGDATQAKDCLGCHATYMPGTPRGAKFQLSDGVGCESCHGPAGNAWLSSHYAVPASHASNVADGLIPLENPQVRANVCLDCHYGSTKPGQFVTHEMMAAGHPRVSFELDLFSALQQHHNIDADYKRRKRAPNAVRFWAVGQAEAVKRATGLFANPKYAMEGVFPQYYFFDCHSCHREIQDSSQRRLTFEENPGRPIPFGNAPFNDENIIMLTAVAGALVPGQADAFKKASRDFHGALGGSGASPREAAMQLSQRAGALSNALSQRAYANSDAFQVIDIIGSNALRPRFTDYSGSVQAVMAVDTLLNGLVTNGRVTPGAAASIRSSINKAYAAVEEPNSFNPADFRTALASALAAIKRLR comes from the coding sequence ATGCGCGTGGCTGCGGCGTTTGCGCTGCTGCTGGCTCTCCCATCCACCACTTCCACCACATTCGCCTCCAGCCTTGAAGGTGTTGCTTCGTGCGCGGGCTCGACCTGTCATGGCCGGGCAGAGGGCAATGGCGCTGTCGTGCGTCAGGATGAAATCGCCACTTGGCAAGAGCCCTCCTCGGCCAGCGGCGCGCACTCACGGGCCTACGCTGTTCTGGCTGGGCGTCGCGGTCAACAGATTGCAAAGAGCCTTGGGCTTGGTGATGCGACGCAGGCGAAAGACTGTCTTGGTTGCCACGCGACCTATATGCCCGGAACGCCGCGCGGGGCGAAGTTTCAGCTGTCCGATGGGGTTGGCTGCGAAAGCTGTCACGGGCCAGCGGGGAACGCCTGGTTGTCGAGCCATTATGCTGTGCCAGCTAGCCATGCGTCCAATGTGGCCGATGGCCTGATCCCGCTCGAAAATCCGCAAGTGCGCGCCAATGTCTGTCTCGATTGCCACTATGGCTCGACCAAGCCGGGGCAATTTGTCACGCACGAAATGATGGCAGCGGGTCACCCGCGCGTTTCATTCGAGCTTGATCTGTTCAGCGCGCTGCAACAGCACCACAATATCGACGCCGATTACAAACGTCGCAAGCGTGCGCCCAATGCGGTGCGGTTCTGGGCGGTGGGTCAGGCTGAGGCGGTGAAGCGTGCGACGGGTCTGTTTGCCAATCCCAAATACGCGATGGAAGGCGTCTTTCCGCAGTATTACTTCTTTGATTGCCATTCGTGCCACCGCGAAATTCAGGATTCGAGCCAAAGGCGGCTGACCTTTGAAGAGAACCCCGGTCGGCCAATCCCATTTGGCAACGCGCCTTTCAATGATGAGAACATCATCATGCTGACCGCTGTGGCGGGTGCTCTTGTTCCGGGCCAAGCGGATGCATTCAAAAAGGCGAGCCGCGATTTCCACGGTGCATTGGGTGGCAGCGGTGCGTCCCCGCGTGAAGCGGCTATGCAGCTTTCGCAGCGGGCAGGGGCGCTCTCCAACGCTTTGTCACAGCGCGCTTATGCCAATTCCGATGCTTTCCAAGTGATCGACATTATCGGCAGCAATGCGCTGCGTCCGCGTTTTACCGATTATTCCGGCTCGGTTCAGGCGGTGATGGCAGTCGATACGCTGTTGAACGGTCTTGTGACCAATGGCCGCGTCACACCGGGGGCAGCTGCCAGTATCCGGTCGAGCATCAACAAAGCTTACGCTGCGGTTGAGGAGCCCAATTCCTTTAATCCTGCCGACTTCCGCACGGCGCTCGCCTCCGCGCTTGCCGCTATCAAAAGGTTGCGTTGA
- a CDS encoding metallophosphoesterase yields the protein MTSGAANKLQKGVLIAQITDTHVGFEPDAGENEFNFVRFRNVLGHLLSQPVQPDLLILSGDLTDNGSADCYHRIRELIADCPIPVEIIPGNHDSRDVMLEIFPECPTADGFAQFALELGEGEDKLRILCLDSFEPGRHGGAFCEVRAAWLTKELEAHPDTPTVLFIHHPPVVSSIDWMDPKPHEPWMIRFHDAVRGHKQILAIQAGHLHRPLHSTVEGIPLSVTPAVAPAVSLDLRPMDVDFADHRPIVDAEPPFYSLHIWRDQSFVSHFQPVGNWQTLARFEEHIKPMMKGLFAERVE from the coding sequence ATGACCTCAGGCGCTGCGAACAAACTCCAAAAGGGCGTGCTCATCGCTCAGATCACCGACACTCATGTCGGTTTTGAGCCCGATGCCGGCGAGAACGAGTTCAATTTCGTGCGCTTTCGCAATGTGCTTGGCCATTTGCTCAGCCAGCCTGTGCAGCCTGATCTTCTGATACTTTCCGGCGATTTGACCGATAATGGCAGCGCGGATTGCTATCACCGCATTCGCGAACTGATCGCCGATTGCCCCATTCCGGTTGAGATTATTCCGGGCAATCATGACAGCCGCGATGTCATGCTCGAAATCTTCCCCGAATGCCCGACCGCAGATGGCTTTGCCCAATTCGCGCTCGAACTGGGAGAGGGTGAAGACAAGCTGCGCATTTTGTGCCTCGATAGCTTTGAGCCGGGCCGCCATGGCGGTGCGTTTTGCGAGGTGCGCGCAGCTTGGCTGACAAAAGAGCTTGAGGCGCATCCAGATACGCCAACGGTGTTGTTCATTCACCACCCGCCGGTAGTCTCGTCGATAGACTGGATGGACCCCAAGCCGCACGAACCGTGGATGATCCGCTTCCACGATGCCGTGCGCGGACACAAACAAATTCTTGCGATTCAGGCAGGGCACCTGCACCGTCCGCTGCATTCAACGGTTGAGGGCATTCCATTAAGTGTCACCCCCGCGGTGGCGCCGGCGGTGTCTTTGGACCTTAGGCCGATGGATGTCGATTTCGCCGATCACCGGCCTATCGTGGACGCAGAGCCGCCGTTCTATTCCCTGCATATCTGGCGTGACCAAAGCTTCGTCTCGCATTTCCAACCCGTTGGAAACTGGCAAACGCTTGCCCGGTTTGAAGAGCATATCAAGCCGATGATGAAAGGCCTCTTCGCCGAGCGCGTAGAGTGA
- a CDS encoding heme-binding protein → MAGGWRSLNAKILGAPLMALALLSCGGGGGSTPAGGGTGGNPVPAPTPTPAPPGDLFAAPAQESLSVAEVQQIIAQAAAQATAQGDAATIAVVDRVGNVLGVFVMPGARATVAIPGAPNGQDVDIQGLDVPAAGAAIAKAITGAYLSSAGNAFSTRVASQIVQEHFPPSPTTIGLESGPLFGVQFSQLPCSDFSARASDGLIGPKRSPLGLSADPGGFPLYKNGVVVGGIGVAADPDYTFDPNVLDVDNDVDEFIALAGTVGFEAPVEIRADRISADGTSLRYTDATYGALANVAGASFAGTAGTVAPVTGYNAGAIIAGTAYGAETSGIRPATSAEFSLGGAFVMSDGAGTNRFPIRGGTDGADIGNPITQTEATAILEEAFQVIARSRAQIRRPLDSQAQVTLSLVDTRGQILGIVRSADAPIFGSDVSLQKARTATFFSAPFAANELLAGDLEVPQYVQRVRDFLNDPNALTGAFAFADRSGGNLSRPYFPDGEVGTPNGPLSRPIEQFNPFSTGLQSALVLQNLAEHLAFVTGASPTDTARGCTKLPQTAGAPRLGNGIQIFPGSVPVYRGNQLIGGIGVSGDGIDQDDMISFLGLHNAGVRTGTINNAPNDIRADRIVVQVGSRQVRLRYINCPFAPFLDDPSQNVCEGL, encoded by the coding sequence ATGGCGGGGGGATGGAGATCTTTGAACGCTAAAATTCTTGGTGCGCCGCTTATGGCGCTTGCGCTTTTGTCGTGCGGTGGTGGGGGTGGCTCTACGCCTGCTGGCGGTGGGACGGGCGGCAATCCGGTCCCTGCGCCAACGCCAACGCCTGCGCCTCCCGGTGATTTGTTCGCAGCGCCCGCTCAAGAAAGTTTGAGCGTCGCCGAGGTCCAGCAAATCATCGCGCAGGCCGCAGCTCAAGCCACCGCGCAAGGCGATGCGGCAACCATCGCTGTGGTGGACCGTGTGGGCAATGTGTTGGGCGTTTTCGTGATGCCGGGCGCGCGCGCAACTGTGGCAATCCCCGGCGCTCCCAATGGGCAGGATGTCGATATTCAGGGCCTTGATGTGCCAGCGGCAGGCGCTGCTATCGCCAAGGCGATCACGGGCGCCTATTTGTCGAGCGCTGGCAATGCGTTTTCGACCCGCGTGGCTTCGCAAATTGTGCAAGAGCACTTTCCCCCATCGCCCACCACGATTGGCCTTGAAAGCGGGCCCTTGTTCGGGGTGCAGTTCAGCCAGCTTCCCTGCTCTGATTTTAGCGCGCGCGCGTCTGACGGTCTGATCGGGCCAAAGCGTTCTCCGCTTGGCCTTTCCGCTGATCCCGGCGGTTTTCCGCTTTACAAGAACGGTGTGGTTGTCGGCGGGATCGGCGTTGCAGCGGATCCTGATTACACGTTTGATCCCAATGTGCTCGACGTTGATAATGACGTTGATGAATTCATCGCTCTTGCTGGCACGGTGGGTTTTGAGGCTCCTGTCGAAATCCGCGCGGACCGCATTTCGGCAGACGGCACCAGCCTTCGCTATACCGATGCGACCTATGGCGCGCTCGCCAATGTGGCAGGGGCAAGCTTTGCCGGGACGGCGGGCACTGTCGCTCCGGTTACCGGCTATAATGCAGGCGCGATTATCGCTGGCACGGCATATGGCGCAGAAACATCGGGCATTCGCCCGGCGACTTCTGCGGAATTCTCGCTTGGCGGTGCATTTGTGATGTCGGACGGGGCGGGCACGAACCGCTTCCCCATCAGAGGTGGCACTGATGGCGCGGACATCGGCAATCCGATCACGCAGACCGAAGCAACCGCAATCCTCGAAGAGGCGTTTCAGGTCATCGCGCGTTCGCGTGCGCAAATCCGCAGGCCGCTGGACAGTCAGGCGCAAGTGACCTTGAGCCTTGTCGATACGCGCGGACAAATCCTTGGGATTGTGCGCTCTGCCGATGCGCCGATTTTTGGCTCGGACGTGTCCTTGCAAAAGGCGCGCACCGCGACTTTCTTCTCCGCGCCCTTTGCTGCGAATGAGCTTCTCGCTGGCGATCTGGAAGTGCCGCAATATGTTCAGCGCGTGCGCGATTTCCTGAATGATCCCAATGCTCTGACGGGTGCGTTTGCATTTGCGGATCGTTCCGGTGGCAACTTGTCGCGGCCATACTTCCCCGATGGCGAAGTGGGCACGCCCAATGGCCCGCTCTCGCGCCCGATTGAACAGTTCAACCCGTTCTCTACCGGGCTACAATCCGCACTTGTGTTACAGAATCTGGCCGAACACCTTGCCTTTGTGACGGGCGCATCGCCCACGGATACCGCGCGCGGTTGCACCAAGCTTCCGCAAACGGCGGGCGCGCCGCGGCTTGGCAATGGCATCCAAATCTTCCCCGGCTCGGTTCCGGTCTACCGCGGCAATCAGCTGATCGGTGGGATTGGCGTGTCGGGCGACGGGATTGATCAGGATGACATGATCAGCTTCCTTGGCCTGCATAACGCCGGGGTTCGCACGGGCACGATCAATAACGCACCAAACGACATTCGCGCTGATCGCATCGTAGTCCAGGTGGGCAGTCGTCAGGTTCGCCTGCGCTATATCAATTGCCCGTTCGCGCCATTCCTCGATGATCCGTCGCAAAACGTATGTGAGGGGCTTTGA
- a CDS encoding acyl-CoA dehydrogenase family protein: MDFNFTEEQDMVRDGLSRMVREQYGPEERRQLIATDAGWSREVWGQLAELGILGMSFSEEDGGFGGGAIDSMVVMEEFGKGLVVEPYVPTVVCAGGFLKHAGTAAQKEEHIGGIVSGERVFAFAYAEPRGRYDLANLETTAKKDGGDYVLNGHKAVVIGAPWASHLVVTARTSGAQTDQQGISVFIVDKAAEGVTTRDYATVDGRRASEVYFENVRVPADALIGEEGGAFPLIERVTDEAIAAQCAEACGAMKVSHAMTLEYAKQRKQFGVPIASFQVLQHRMVDMYTEYECSVSMTYLATLRLDADERTRKQAVSAAKVRVAQAAHHVGQESIQIHGGNGMTDEYAIGHYFKRLTIFDSEFGNIDHHMKRHIALASG; this comes from the coding sequence GTGGACTTCAATTTCACTGAAGAGCAGGACATGGTGCGTGATGGTTTGTCGCGCATGGTCCGTGAGCAATACGGCCCGGAAGAGCGTCGCCAGCTGATCGCAACCGATGCTGGATGGAGCCGTGAGGTCTGGGGCCAGCTGGCAGAGCTTGGCATCCTTGGCATGAGCTTTAGCGAGGAAGACGGCGGCTTTGGCGGCGGCGCGATCGATTCCATGGTCGTCATGGAAGAGTTCGGCAAAGGCCTCGTGGTCGAGCCTTACGTGCCGACTGTCGTTTGTGCAGGCGGATTTTTGAAGCACGCTGGCACAGCGGCGCAAAAGGAAGAGCACATCGGCGGCATCGTCTCTGGCGAGCGCGTGTTCGCCTTTGCCTATGCAGAGCCACGCGGGCGCTATGACCTTGCCAACCTTGAAACCACCGCCAAGAAAGACGGCGGCGACTATGTTCTCAACGGCCACAAGGCTGTCGTCATTGGCGCGCCTTGGGCAAGCCACCTTGTCGTCACCGCCCGCACCAGCGGCGCGCAAACCGACCAGCAAGGCATCAGCGTCTTCATCGTCGACAAGGCAGCCGAAGGCGTCACCACCCGCGATTATGCCACCGTCGATGGTCGGCGCGCTTCCGAAGTCTATTTCGAAAACGTGCGTGTTCCCGCCGATGCTCTCATCGGTGAAGAAGGCGGGGCATTCCCGCTGATCGAACGTGTCACTGATGAAGCAATTGCAGCCCAGTGCGCAGAAGCGTGCGGCGCAATGAAAGTCTCGCACGCGATGACGCTCGAATATGCCAAGCAACGCAAGCAATTCGGCGTTCCGATCGCGAGCTTCCAGGTGCTTCAACACCGCATGGTCGATATGTACACTGAGTACGAGTGCTCGGTCTCGATGACCTATCTGGCAACGCTGCGCCTCGATGCAGATGAGCGCACCCGCAAACAGGCTGTGTCAGCGGCCAAGGTCCGCGTTGCTCAAGCTGCACACCATGTGGGGCAGGAATCGATTCAGATCCACGGCGGCAACGGCATGACCGATGAATATGCCATCGGGCACTATTTCAAGCGCCTGACGATCTTCGATTCCGAGTTCGGCAATATCGACCACCACATGAAGCGACACATCGCTTTGGCGAGCGGCTAA